A region of the Pricia mediterranea genome:
GGCATGGTCGCGATCGTCGGCGATCTGGTTGTAGTATTCGGTGGCAGAGGGATTCATTTTCTTCAGCCAATCCATGCCCCACTTGGCCTCGTCGATGATATCGGGAATGCCGTTCGGCCCGGGCAGTCCGTTGGCCTTATAAGCATCGCCGAAGGCTTCGGGATTATCCCTATAGGCCAGCAACAACTGAAAGACCGCATTGGCCGAGGTTGCCGTGTACTGCAGGTAATCGCTGGCATCGTGCCATCCTCCGGTCACATCGGTCCGCTGGCCTTCTTTATCGGGATTATATAGGATGTACCCGTCGTCAAGGTGACAGGTAGCGGTCAAATAAGGATTGTACCCGCAGCGTTGCTGGCGCATGTATTCCAACAAAAAATCCGCCGTATGGTCATAGACGTCGGGGGCTATCCAAAAAGCGGGGGATCTGACACCCTTGGCCTGAACATAATATTCCCCCGGGACGTCATAATCGCTAAAAGGAAGCCGATAAGTGGAGGTAAAAGGCCCGTACGCCCCTTTCGGGACGGGATTTTCCGAGGCAAAGACCTCATTGCCGCTGGTGGCGTCGTGCAATGTAAACGAATCGATTTTCAAGTCCTTTTTAGCCCCGAAAACTGCCACCTTGATACTTTCCGGGGTATAGCCCAACTGGTTGATCCGGATGACCGCGATGCCCGGATCTTCAGGATGTAATGCGTACAATGTGTGGGCACTTAGAAAAATCAGAACAAGAAATTTTTTCATGACTTTTTTGTGGTTTGGTCTCGTTAATCTATGATTTACGGTAAAGACATAATGAGAGACTGCTTCAAATACGCCCGATGGACATCCCACGGTATTAAACTCCGTTTTTAGCATCGGATAGGGAATCGGAATTTGCAGGTTATACGTCGTTCGCGATTTCGACAAAACCAGGGATAATCGAAACCGAAACCTGTGTTACCTCGCCGCGGGGCTCCCCGTCAATTTGAAAGGAGACCGGCTCCAGGGTGGTCACCTGCGCTTGTGTGGTCTGGATGACCACAACGAAATCGGTATCGAGATCGATATCGCCCCTTAGGGTCTTCAGTATTTCCAAAACATCGAGTTTCTTAAAAACCAATACTTCGAACCTGCCATCGTCGATTTGGCCGTGGGGATTGACCAGCGCTCCCGTTCCGAATTTCTTACTGTTGGCAAAGGCTACCATGATTCCCTCGACCTTCCTCTCTTCCCCGTTGGCCGATATGGTAAAATGATAGGGCGTCCTCGTTTCCCGGAGTGTTGGAATGCTACTTAAAACATAGCCGAAACGGCCCCTAACTGCAGCATCGGAATAGTTTTTTATCAGCTCCGCGTTGATGCCCAGATCGCTAATATGGAGTCCGATCGAATCCCCTATCCGCAGGGCATCCATCCTTACGGTGGTTTCCCCCATGGCCGTTACAATGGCTTTCCCACAGTCTTGGGGAAGGCCAAGGTCCGTGGCTAGTCCATTTGCAGATCCCGCAGGAAGAATTCCCAGTACATATCGGGCGCCGTCACAGGCTTGGGCCACCATTTTAACGGTTCCATCCCCTCCGGCCACCAAAATTCGGTCCGGACGGAAAGATTGTATCTCTTTATGTAAATTCGCGGCATCGTCTTTTCCCGTTGTTCGGAACAGCTTTAGTTTACCTTTGGGTCGAAGATAGTCTCGAACCAGGTCGATAATGGGCTGTTTATCGGTATCGCCGGCCACCGGATTTATCACCAGCAGCACGTTTTTCAACGTATCGTTCATGGGGCAAAATTTAAAACGGTCGTCATCATCCCGGCAAAAAAAATGCGAGCGCTAAGCGTTAGGCCACCTGGGCAAAGGTTCGGGCGTGTGGCACCACCGACTGGCCCGACAAGATTATGCGATGGGGCGGATAAAAGACCTATTTGCGACTAATAAAAATATTTCGACGTGTGAAAGTACGATTAAAATTATATAGGGGATACGCCAATGAGCAAGAAATCATTCTCAGTGGACATGTTTTTAGTAAAAACGCCCCGGACCGGTTTAATTTAGAGGGACGAAAGCTGCGCCATGCCTATGCCGTTCTGCGGATGTTTACCATTAAGACCTTGGGCAACGTATCGGTAAACTTGCAGTTCGGCGATTTAATATCAAGCACGAAGACCATGGAGGACGGCTACTTTCGTTTTGCCCTGCCCTATTCCGAATCTTTGAAGAGCGGATGGCATTCCTTTACGGTGTCCGCAGAGATAAACGGAACCTACGTCGAGGAGAAAGGGGAGTTTATTAAGCCCTATCCCGGGGAATACGGACTCATTTCCGATATTGACGATACCTTTTTGGTCTCGCACTCCTCTAACTTTTTCTTAAAACTCTACGTGCTCCTGACCCGCAATGTCAACAAACGTAAAATTTTCGAAGGCGTCGTCCAACATTATCGGATGCTGAGCGTTGCGGGCCGTACCGAGAAAAACAAACACAATGCGTTCTTCTACGTGTCGAGCAGCGAGTGGAACCTGTATAATTTTATAGATCGGTTTGCCCAATTGCACGACCTGCCCAAAGCGGTATTGAAACTGAAACGCATCAAAACGGGACTGGGCGATTTTTTGTTCACTGGCGGAGGCAGCCACGACCATAAATTCTATAAAATCAAACATCTGCTCGAATTCTATCCCGAACTAAAATTCGTTCTTTTGGGCGACGATAGTCAAAAAGATCCTTATATCTACGAGCGGATCGTCAAAATGTTTCCTGCCGGAATAGAGGCCGTTTACATCCGTTGCACAAAGAGCAGCCGTAAATCCAAGGTGACTCAGGTGCTCGAGAACATCCTTTCTATGGACGTCAAGGTTTGCTATTTTAAGGACAGTTCCGAAGCGATGGCCCATTCCAAGGAAATCGGAATTATTTCGGGGGAAGAGCATCTAAAGGACAAAATTTGAAATGGACGAAAGGACGAAAGGAGCAAAGACGGATATATGCTCCCGCACATCCACTAAAATGTCGGGCAATAAAAAAAATCATACTTGCAAAAAACTTGGTTGGCCAAGGTGGCCTTTTGTACCCCCCGAATCCAAGCTACAAGTTTCGTAACTTCATACCGCAACGATTTAAACAAGAAGGGCTAGTTCGCTTACATAAGATCTAATGCCCCCGACAAAAACAACAAACTGAGCCCATGGGGGAATTCGGACTGCATTTGCTCAATTATTTCTTTTACGCCTTCCACACGGTGTTGATTCTTTTTAATCTCTTGGGATGGCTGCATCCCCGATTGAAAAGGCTCAATCTCATCACCCTCCTGCTCACCTTTGCCTCGTGGGTCGTATTGGGACTTTGGAAAGGATGGGGCTATTGCTTTTTGACGGATTGGCACTATGGAATCCTAAGGGCCTTGGGAGAACGGGGGATGCCTTCCAGTTATATCGCCTTCCTGACCGAAAAACTCACGGGCCGCTTGCCGGATGCAAACCTGATCGACGATGTCACGGTAGGATTGGCGGTACTGGCTTTGGGCTGCTCCCTCTACGTTAACCTTCGGCCGAAGGCCAACGATAAAGGGTGAACAACCTCTCAATGCCGCCCGATTATATTATCTTGAGCAATCGGCACCCCAGATTTCACCGCCTTTCGTAAAGGCAATGATCAAAGTACCCTCATCGATACTGATAGTTCCATCGGAATTGATCAAGACATTCTGGTTTTTTTCCATTTCAACGTCCTTTAAGGTCGGAATGCCATCGGAAAAATCGAAATTGTACGAATCGCCCACCTTCACCACGGTGACCCGTCCATCATCGGTAGAAATATCGGTGTTGCTATCGGGATCCGTGTAACTGACCGATCCGTTGTAGGTCCCGACGAACAAATTATCATCGGAGGGGTCGTTGTCGTTGTCGCAAGACACGGCTAACGCCAGAGTGAAGAACGCAATTCCTATAATTTTAAGGGATTTTTTCATGACTATGAATTTTTGAATTTTATTATTTTGCCAAAAATAGTGGCTGGTATATCGCCACGTATTCATTTAGGATATCCTTAATACGTATTTATTTCTTTGAGCTAAAATTACCGTCGATGCAGATCATTTTCCGCAATTCGTTGGGGATATGCCCTTCGTAAATCCAATGTGACCGACAAGATCTTTCCGAATGATACCCTGCGTTTCAATCGGACCATCCGTATAACGTTCATTTTTAGATGTATCGAATCAATGTTCCTGCATCAAATTTCGGATTTTCGCAAATATCAGTACAGAACAGTACGAATGCCTCGGTTGCTTACCCCGTCTATAGAGAAAGGTGCAACTGGGTATGGCATCCGTTAGCTACATATTTTTGAACACTTAAAACAATGACAGTTATGAAGAAACGACTTGGACGATGAAGTCAAAAATGCCCAAGTGATTTATTCCGCCTCCTGATCCGCGCGTCCAAACAAAACTAAAAGATGCCGATGTCAAACCATCGGCATTTTTTACTATAGGTCGGGACGCCGTTTCCATTATCCCTCGGATTTTTTTTGAACTATCGCCGCCCATCGGTCAGAAAATGCCCCCCAATAGCCAATTACTTCGAGAAAGCCCGCCAAACAGAAGCGTTTCGAAGCAAGCCTCGGAGCATTAAAATTTCGATTATCGAGTAATGCAACGCTGTCTAAAGTAACAAACATCAATCTAAAAGGTTACCATATTATTAAAGATTGTAAATACGTCAAAAATACATCGAATAGAAACCACCGACCCGTTTGGGAATAAGTAGTTTAGCAGCACTAAAAACAAAATATCATGAGCAAAGACAAAAGTAAAATTCTAGACGAAATCGAAGAAATTCTTGAAAAAAATGAGGATGCCCGAAAAGGATATGAAAAAGCGGCCGACAATGCGGACAGCAATGCACTCGCCGGTTACTTCAGGGAAAAGGCCTCAAAAAGAAGGGAATTCAACACGAAGTTAAAGCATGAAATCAAGGATGCCTATCCCGATTTTGATGAAGACGGATCTTTTACCGGTAGTATGCACCGAGCCTGGATGGACGTGAAAAGCCTATTCTCCGCGGATGACGACGAATCCATGTTGGAGGAGTCCATTAAGGGAGATAAGGCCGCTATTGACGAGTACAACGATGTCATCGAGTATGACAATTTGGCCCCGGGCCTTAAGACCTTGTTGATTTCACAAAGGGATGAAATCCAACGCGACATAGCACAGAACGACTCCCTCGAAAGTTTGCATTAACATATTATAGCTAAAAGGCGCTCTACCGAGCGCCTTTTTTTTGTGTTTTGTCCATCTTTTTTAACGACTTTTCCGTCGTTGACGCAGGCTGGCACCCCCAGTATCTCACCACACAACGCAATAATTTTACTATCCCGACC
Encoded here:
- a CDS encoding App1 family protein; this translates as MKVRLKLYRGYANEQEIILSGHVFSKNAPDRFNLEGRKLRHAYAVLRMFTIKTLGNVSVNLQFGDLISSTKTMEDGYFRFALPYSESLKSGWHSFTVSAEINGTYVEEKGEFIKPYPGEYGLISDIDDTFLVSHSSNFFLKLYVLLTRNVNKRKIFEGVVQHYRMLSVAGRTEKNKHNAFFYVSSSEWNLYNFIDRFAQLHDLPKAVLKLKRIKTGLGDFLFTGGGSHDHKFYKIKHLLEFYPELKFVLLGDDSQKDPYIYERIVKMFPAGIEAVYIRCTKSSRKSKVTQVLENILSMDVKVCYFKDSSEAMAHSKEIGIISGEEHLKDKI
- a CDS encoding ferritin-like domain-containing protein, translating into MSKDKSKILDEIEEILEKNEDARKGYEKAADNADSNALAGYFREKASKRREFNTKLKHEIKDAYPDFDEDGSFTGSMHRAWMDVKSLFSADDDESMLEESIKGDKAAIDEYNDVIEYDNLAPGLKTLLISQRDEIQRDIAQNDSLESLH
- a CDS encoding DUF2784 domain-containing protein, whose product is MGEFGLHLLNYFFYAFHTVLILFNLLGWLHPRLKRLNLITLLLTFASWVVLGLWKGWGYCFLTDWHYGILRALGERGMPSSYIAFLTEKLTGRLPDANLIDDVTVGLAVLALGCSLYVNLRPKANDKG
- a CDS encoding diacylglycerol/lipid kinase family protein; the encoded protein is MNDTLKNVLLVINPVAGDTDKQPIIDLVRDYLRPKGKLKLFRTTGKDDAANLHKEIQSFRPDRILVAGGDGTVKMVAQACDGARYVLGILPAGSANGLATDLGLPQDCGKAIVTAMGETTVRMDALRIGDSIGLHISDLGINAELIKNYSDAAVRGRFGYVLSSIPTLRETRTPYHFTISANGEERKVEGIMVAFANSKKFGTGALVNPHGQIDDGRFEVLVFKKLDVLEILKTLRGDIDLDTDFVVVIQTTQAQVTTLEPVSFQIDGEPRGEVTQVSVSIIPGFVEIANDV